One Fusarium poae strain DAOMC 252244 chromosome 4, whole genome shotgun sequence DNA window includes the following coding sequences:
- a CDS encoding hypothetical protein (BUSCO:37866at5125) translates to MNAFRYMRPVAARVPFQRFTLPRVARAYSSKTYEYIQVSQPKPGVGQVTLDRPKALNALCTPLIKELNQALLEFNAADDTSVIILTGSQKAFAAGADIKEMAPLTFAEAYTNSFIESWSDLTTQIKKPVIAAVSGHALGGGCELAMMCDLIYCTENANFGQPEIKLGTVPGAGGSQRLTRAIGKSKAMELILTGKNFSGVDAEKWGLAARTFPTHEALMEETLKLAETIAGYSKVAVQAAKEVVNKSQDLGLRDGVEFERRVFHSLFGSQDQKIGMKAFAEKKKAEWSHS, encoded by the exons ATGAATGCTTTCCGCTACATGAGACCTGTCGCCGCTCGAGTGCCTTTTCAGAGGTTTACTCTTCCTCGAGTTGCCCGAGCTTACAGCTCCAAGACCTACGAATATATACAGGTTTCACAGCCCAAGCCTGGTGTCGGCCAGG TGACACTGGACCGCCCCAAGGCTCTCAATGCTCTTTGCACACCTCTTATCAAGGAGCTCAACCAGGCTCTTCTCGAATTCAATGCAGCCGATGACACTTCAGTCATTATCTTGACCGGATCTCAAAAGGCTTTTGCCGCCGGTGCCGATATCAAGGAGATGGCCCCTCTCACTTTTGCTGAAGCTTACACCAACTCCTTCATCGAGTCTTGGTCCGATCTCACCACTCAAATCAAGAAGCCCGTCATCGCTGCTGTCTCAGGTCACGCTCTAGGCGGAGGATGCGAGCTAGCTATGATGTGCGATCTTATTTACTGCACCGAGAATGCCAACTTTGGCCAGCCTGAGATCAAGCTCGGTACTGTTCCTGGTGCTGGAGGCAGCCAGCGCCTCACTCGTGCCATTGGCAAATCAAAGGCCATGGAACTCATCCTCACTGGCAAGAACTTTTCTGGAGTTGATGCTGAGAAGTGGGGACTCGCTGCCAGAACTTTCCCAACTCATGAAGCTTTGATGGAGGAGACTCTCAAACTCGCTGAGACAATTGCTGGCTACTCCAAGGTCGCTGTTCAAGCCGCTAAGGAGGTTGTCAACAAGAGCCAGGACCTTGGTCTTCGCGACGGTGTGGAGTTTGAGCGACGAGTATTCCACAGTCTGTTTGGTAGTCAGGACCAAAAGATCGGAATGAAGGCATTcgcagagaagaagaaagctgAGTGGAGCCACTCATGA